One genomic region from Candidatus Zixiibacteriota bacterium encodes:
- a CDS encoding carboxymuconolactone decarboxylase family protein: MDMTRQEVYKEIEQTFGVVPGFIKQIPDDKLELEWKLFLQVQFAEGPIPNKYRELIGVAVAAVTRCRYCAYFHTEAAKLNGATKEEIEDAVHFAKSQTGWSTYINGLQMDYKQFCSEVDSVCAHVRATTSKSGAKK; encoded by the coding sequence ATGGACATGACCCGCCAGGAAGTCTACAAAGAAATCGAACAGACCTTCGGCGTCGTGCCGGGATTCATCAAGCAGATCCCCGACGACAAGCTGGAACTGGAGTGGAAGCTGTTCCTCCAGGTGCAGTTCGCCGAGGGACCGATCCCGAACAAGTACCGCGAGTTGATCGGGGTGGCGGTCGCCGCCGTCACCAGGTGCCGCTACTGCGCCTACTTCCACACCGAGGCGGCCAAGCTCAACGGCGCCACGAAGGAAGAAATCGAGGATGCCGTCCACTTCGCCAAGTCGCAGACGGGCTGGAGCACCTACATCAACGGACTGCAGATGGACTACAAGCAGTTCTGCTCCGAGGTCGACTCGGTCTGTGCCCATGTTCGCGCCACGACCTCGAAGTCCGGCGCCAAAAAGTGA